The genomic interval AGGTTTAGCATTGGAAGTGAAGGCTGGCATTGCAATGTTACTGAGCTACACCATCTGGTGAATATCCATGGAGAGCTATGTATTACAGGACTACGAAGGGTTACCAATGTTAATGATGCCCAGACAGCTAATTTAGTCAGTAAGAATCACTTGCAAATCCTGAGATTAGACTGGTCTGATGGTGTTTGCCCCAACAATTGCAGTCATCCTAGCAGCTCAAATGATGTGGCTACCCCGGAGCAAGAGGAAGAGATCTTTGAGAGCCTACGGCCACACAAGAACATCGAAGAATTGGAGGTAATCAATTATAGTGGATACAGATACCCTAGCTGGTTCGGGGCTTCTACCTTCATGGACCTAGCAAAGATAATCCTATGTCAGCACAGCTGCAAGTTCCTTCCTCCACTTGGTGAATTGCCACGCCTACGCATACTCTCCATGGAGTACATGACAGGTGTGGAGCATGTGGGCCAGGAGTTCCGTGGAAGCATCACCACAAGGGCATTCCCAGCTCTTGAGGAGCTAGAGTTTAAAGAAATATTGAAATGGGTTGAGTGGTCTCAGATTGGTCAGGATGACTTTCCTTCACTCCGCTTGCTAAAGATCAAGGAGAACCATGAGTTGAGGTACCTCCCACACAcactctcttcctccctcacAAAGTTGGTTATCAAGGATTGCAGCAAACTTGCTAGTCTACCAGCTATTCCAAACCTCACTGCTTTGGTCTTGAAGGGGAAGATAAATGAACAACTCCTGAATGATTTGCACTTTCCGTGCCTTAGATCATTGAAAGTGTTGCTCTCACGGAGCATCGAGCACATTTTACTTGACAGCCGGAATCATCCATTGCTCGAAGTGTTGGTTATCAGTGTTTGCCCATGTCTTCACTCTATAATGGGCCTTAGCAACCTTGGCTCTCTGAAATTCCTGAACATAAATAGATGCCCATATCTGCAGCTCCCGTCTGATAAGCCACTGTCACCACATCTTCAGCGACTTACCATCACAAAGTGCCCATTGCTAGCACACTGGTTGGAAATCCAAAATTCACGACTGCAATGTCAGGTATAGATATCTCTCTCTACATGGAAATACTTatgcttaaattttattaatacacTTGAAGTATTATGATCATTGTTATTGTCCATTGTTCCTTATTTCAGTTAGATGGATCTAAAGATGCTTGGTACGAAGAGCAACAGGCTTTGTATGAATTGAATGATGCAAGTGAGGATGAGCAGAGAGAGGAGTTTGGACTTTTATCTGAAGATGAGAATGGGGAGGAGGATGATGAGCAAGACCATGAGCAGTCAGAAGATCAGGAAACTCACTATGGCAATAATGACAGTAGTGAAGATGAGTAGATTATTAAATAGCTTagtttgataataaaaaatacaaaaaaactataattaatCATCTAATTAAGGTCCTTCAGACACATGAGCTCAAACCATAGTAGCTAGATACTTTTGCTGCCTGTCAAAGGTCATGTGCTGTGAATTAAACAACTTCCTTTTTACAGTGGAAAAAACAACTATATGTTATGCTTATGTGCTCTTATTGTTTCTAGGAATTTATGAGATTGCTTAGCTCTTGGTCTGAACTGCAGTCCAGTTATTATAAGAGGAAAATAAGTCATGCAGTTTGGTTTAATCTACAAATGGTACTACCAAGGGCGAAGAAGCGTGCTAATAATTCATGAACACCAGAAACTATCCAAAGAGTACAAGTCCAATCAAGACCACAATCTAATTATTTTGGTCCAATAAAGAAATCGGTCTAATTAGGTTGGTCCAATCAAGATTGCTAAAATGAAATTCCATGATTGGTTCCTGAGTGTGACAAAATAGTGTAATTGCTACTCGGATGGATATTGGTAGCAGCCGGGTTCTTTTCCTATCATCACTATATTTAAATGGCATGCAAGTGCTT from Oryza brachyantha chromosome 3, ObraRS2, whole genome shotgun sequence carries:
- the LOC102720030 gene encoding putative disease resistance RPP13-like protein 1 codes for the protein MPSRGIRILKFVNARDNRSCSSKLFSHSINIKIPTETWQNLKQLRALDFSHSALTQVPDSIRELKLLRYLSLFQTRINTIPESISDLYNLRVLDARTDSLREIPRGIQKLVNLRHLNLDLWSPLCMPRGIGALKGLQTLPRFSIGSEGWHCNVTELHHLVNIHGELCITGLRRVTNVNDAQTANLVSKNHLQILRLDWSDGVCPNNCSHPSSSNDVATPEQEEEIFESLRPHKNIEELEVINYSGYRYPSWFGASTFMDLAKIILCQHSCKFLPPLGELPRLRILSMEYMTGVEHVGQEFRGSITTRAFPALEELEFKEILKWVEWSQIGQDDFPSLRLLKIKENHELRYLPHTLSSSLTKLVIKDCSKLASLPAIPNLTALVLKGKINEQLLNDLHFPCLRSLKVLLSRSIEHILLDSRNHPLLEVLVISVCPCLHSIMGLSNLGSLKFLNINRCPYLQLPSDKPLSPHLQRLTITKCPLLAHWLEIQNSRLQCQLDGSKDAWYEEQQALYELNDASEDEQREEFGLLSEDENGEEDDEQDHEQSEDQETHYGNNDSSEDE